In a single window of the Candidatus Saccharimonadales bacterium genome:
- a CDS encoding YdeI/OmpD-associated family protein translates to MPTTNIENAIAELNRALAERPVARLAFEQMPTKRKHKLIHNIAEVKKSADRKQRIEKALDALETWWAINRIKNK, encoded by the coding sequence ATGCCAACGACTAATATCGAAAATGCTATTGCCGAGCTAAACCGTGCTCTGGCTGAGCGGCCCGTCGCAAGGCTCGCATTTGAGCAAATGCCCACCAAGCGCAAGCACAAACTAATTCACAACATTGCAGAAGTTAAAAAGTCTGCCGACCGTAAGCAGCGGATTGAAAAAGCCCTTGACGCTCTTGAAACTTGGTGGGCGATTAATAGAATAAAAAACAAGTAA
- a CDS encoding NUDIX domain-containing protein, translating into MAYEAKIHEAQISILRELLFQPEAGYGQLQKPTSLTSDHFNFHIKQLVETGYVEKVSRGKYRLTPRGKEYANKLDTDANVIERQPKAAVILAIQNGDKWLFQQRLKHPYFGFYGFPSGKIRWGETIIETAARELKEETGLAADYEYKGVYHEQVLQAETGEQLEDKIFHVVLCTKPRGELKAEFEGGSNGWMNLAEVDAKPKKFESYKHELDIALGNLNFIERTVKYSKDQF; encoded by the coding sequence ATGGCATACGAGGCAAAAATTCATGAAGCGCAAATAAGTATTTTGCGCGAGTTGCTGTTCCAGCCCGAGGCCGGCTATGGGCAGCTGCAAAAGCCAACCAGTCTAACCAGCGACCATTTTAATTTTCATATCAAGCAGTTAGTCGAAACCGGATATGTAGAGAAAGTTTCGCGCGGCAAATATCGGCTGACGCCGCGCGGTAAAGAATACGCCAACAAGCTAGATACTGATGCCAATGTCATAGAACGTCAGCCAAAAGCGGCGGTGATTTTGGCAATTCAGAACGGCGATAAGTGGTTATTCCAGCAGCGCCTCAAGCATCCTTATTTTGGTTTTTACGGCTTTCCGAGCGGCAAAATTCGTTGGGGTGAAACCATTATAGAAACCGCTGCCCGCGAACTAAAAGAAGAAACCGGCCTAGCTGCTGACTACGAATATAAAGGTGTATATCACGAACAGGTTTTACAAGCCGAAACCGGCGAGCAACTAGAAGATAAAATTTTTCATGTAGTCTTGTGTACCAAGCCTCGCGGCGAATTAAAGGCAGAGTTCGAAGGCGGCAGTAATGGCTGGATGAACCTGGCAGAAGTGGACGCCAAACCCAAAAAGTTCGAAAGTTATAAACACGAGCTCGATATTGCCTTAGGCAATCTTAACTTTATTGAACGCACCGTTAAATATTCTAAAGACCAGTTCTAA
- a CDS encoding GNAT family N-acetyltransferase, which yields MHEQGQSSRLIEIHGPDGVVLRELTVDDAQRYFDLVDFDRDHLSQHGEPTAQNYSSLEKARERLANPGEKQRFGIWVNGEMVGSINLTPQEDTAELGYWIGKQHVGHGYAAKATQALVKHAFAVEPWNYIFAIVDKDNQASVRTLENAGFIPAESRPALEQKRMFITTKSRSQREGS from the coding sequence ATGCACGAGCAAGGGCAGTCATCACGGCTAATAGAAATTCATGGGCCGGATGGAGTTGTGCTTAGAGAACTGACTGTTGACGACGCTCAACGCTATTTTGACTTGGTTGATTTTGACCGTGATCACCTCAGCCAACACGGTGAGCCGACAGCTCAGAATTACTCCAGTCTAGAAAAAGCCAGAGAAAGACTAGCAAATCCAGGCGAAAAGCAGCGGTTTGGTATATGGGTCAACGGCGAGATGGTGGGTAGCATTAACCTGACTCCTCAAGAAGATACGGCGGAACTAGGTTATTGGATTGGCAAACAACACGTGGGCCACGGCTATGCCGCAAAAGCGACGCAAGCTTTAGTTAAACATGCGTTTGCGGTCGAACCCTGGAACTACATATTCGCGATAGTCGATAAAGACAACCAAGCCAGTGTTCGGACTCTAGAGAATGCCGGTTTTATACCCGCCGAAAGCCGGCCAGCTTTAGAACAAAAAAGAATGTTTATAACAACGAAGTCGCGTTCACAAAGGGAAGGCTCCTAA
- a CDS encoding YHYH protein encodes MPDDNPASQVPEPPVNTTDPSAVSGKSKKKLPIWAVAALVIIVVVVGAFWHFRSNSKPANSNPTNSSSKSDQTTSSTANLPGLQLDPTKNYGNKYADGLLPVGDGRYVTSAPKTGYIYTCSGYANNIQVESGGAGKRGPWFTNNNTQYDINKKIHVEGSVMWQADFSNQVNGNVRTIVTNDLPSHPTGTFPISPNDPAYVYDRNPNSIKGQTLTYSLNANPTYNATPQCMGGQSGIMLTGIALFNGFDAGGRDAGAWEIQDSCDGHPQSEGIYHYHTLSSCIKDVNGKTVIGYALDGFPITGPKISDNNILTTDDLDECHGITSQIVLDGKPVTMYHYVMTQDFPYSVSCFRATPIQPPGQKPQPH; translated from the coding sequence ATGCCTGATGATAATCCGGCAAGCCAAGTTCCTGAACCACCGGTAAATACTACCGACCCTTCTGCTGTGTCGGGAAAGTCCAAGAAGAAGTTACCGATTTGGGCAGTCGCAGCTCTTGTTATCATAGTGGTCGTCGTCGGAGCATTTTGGCATTTCCGCTCAAATTCAAAACCGGCGAACTCAAACCCTACCAACTCGTCGAGCAAATCTGATCAAACAACTAGCTCTACGGCAAACTTGCCGGGCTTGCAGCTGGATCCTACTAAAAATTACGGTAACAAATACGCCGACGGTTTGCTGCCAGTTGGTGATGGCAGATATGTCACCAGTGCTCCAAAAACCGGCTATATCTATACATGCAGCGGTTACGCCAACAACATCCAGGTAGAAAGCGGCGGTGCTGGCAAGCGCGGGCCGTGGTTCACTAATAACAATACTCAGTACGACATCAACAAAAAGATCCACGTCGAGGGCAGTGTGATGTGGCAGGCCGATTTTTCTAACCAAGTTAACGGCAATGTGCGTACGATAGTTACCAATGACTTACCAAGTCACCCCACTGGCACTTTCCCGATCAGCCCTAACGACCCAGCCTATGTTTACGATCGTAATCCAAATAGCATCAAAGGCCAAACGCTGACTTATTCGCTTAATGCTAATCCTACTTATAATGCTACGCCACAATGTATGGGCGGCCAGTCGGGCATAATGCTTACCGGCATAGCATTATTTAACGGCTTTGATGCCGGTGGCCGCGACGCCGGCGCCTGGGAAATTCAAGACAGCTGCGACGGTCATCCGCAAAGCGAGGGTATTTATCACTACCATACACTCTCGAGTTGCATTAAAGACGTAAACGGCAAAACCGTAATTGGCTATGCGCTAGATGGCTTTCCAATTACCGGGCCGAAAATTAGCGACAATAACATTCTGACTACGGACGATCTGGACGAATGCCACGGTATAACCAGCCAGATAGTTTTAGACGGTAAGCCCGTCACGATGTATCACTATGTGATGACTCAAGATTTTCCTTATAGCGTCAGCTGCTTTAGGGCTACGCCAATTCAGCCGCCCGGTCAAAAGCCTCAGCCACATTAG
- a CDS encoding DUF1295 domain-containing protein — translation MNIWSLLGAAIGFNLIGFGIAYGEASDKLTDFSYGATFIILSILAFLNGDHHSAQTLLLVLICLWGVRLSGFLVLRILRINRDHRFDGIREDFNKFGTLWISQAVAAWIILLPAIFVLSSHQNSFGALTLVGWIITFLGLVIESVADAQKYNFNLEPDNYGKFIRSGLWRLSRHPNYFGEIMVWAGIYIYCFDFMDFGQRFFGLASPLLITYLLLRVTGVPRLEKYADQKWGKSAEYRKYKNGARILVPLPRAAEAKSWLASIKVGPWDYEDWSAGR, via the coding sequence ATGAACATTTGGAGCTTACTAGGCGCAGCCATCGGCTTTAATCTTATTGGCTTTGGCATTGCCTACGGCGAGGCGAGTGATAAACTCACCGACTTTAGCTACGGCGCGACTTTTATAATTTTGTCGATTTTGGCCTTTTTGAACGGCGATCATCACTCAGCACAGACCCTTCTGTTGGTTTTGATATGCTTGTGGGGCGTTAGGTTATCTGGCTTTTTGGTGCTCAGAATTTTGCGAATTAATCGCGACCACCGTTTTGACGGAATACGTGAAGACTTTAACAAGTTCGGCACGCTCTGGATTAGCCAGGCAGTCGCCGCTTGGATTATTTTGCTGCCGGCAATTTTTGTTTTGAGCAGCCACCAAAATAGCTTCGGCGCCCTGACGCTTGTGGGTTGGATTATCACCTTTCTGGGTTTAGTAATCGAAAGTGTTGCCGATGCTCAAAAATACAACTTTAACCTTGAGCCGGACAACTACGGCAAGTTTATTCGCTCGGGTTTGTGGCGCCTGAGCCGGCACCCAAATTATTTTGGCGAAATTATGGTTTGGGCCGGCATTTACATTTATTGCTTTGATTTTATGGATTTTGGTCAAAGATTCTTTGGGCTTGCCAGCCCTTTGCTCATTACTTATTTATTACTGCGTGTGACTGGTGTGCCGAGACTTGAAAAATACGCTGACCAAAAATGGGGCAAAAGCGCTGAATATAGAAAGTATAAGAACGGCGCCCGGATTCTTGTACCGCTACCAAGGGCGGCAGAAGCTAAGAGCTGGCTTGCTTCTATAAAAGTCGGCCCGTGGGACTACGAAGATTGGTCGGCTGGGCGCTAG
- a CDS encoding nucleoside-triphosphatase, with protein sequence MKLLLTGLPGTGKTTLFRKILPSLDCDLWIVSEELRDLGGQRIGFKARSSDGASSVFAHKTEVKSEATLGDYLVDIKTIDRLFTQLISKVPEDKFVAIDEIGRMQMLSPTFKKAVLDLFSKNFNILATIRYGDDWTREFTAKNDVITFTLAGNNHKEIEDCLVAAAKAAGLFNNLSDDQKRMIIAMAKQYLARSDFTQFKKLFNNAVVYLAEFRVERTDDNHYKVNGNHASHRVVKTGDDWACDCDLFNGKGAYAGRPGICSHIQAAQLL encoded by the coding sequence ATGAAACTTTTGCTAACCGGGTTGCCTGGCACAGGCAAAACCACTCTTTTTAGAAAAATCTTGCCGAGCCTTGACTGTGATTTGTGGATTGTTTCCGAAGAACTAAGAGATTTGGGCGGGCAAAGAATTGGCTTTAAAGCTCGCTCGTCAGACGGAGCAAGCAGTGTATTTGCCCATAAGACTGAAGTCAAGTCCGAGGCTACGCTAGGTGATTATCTAGTTGATATCAAAACAATAGATAGGCTTTTTACACAGCTAATTTCCAAGGTACCAGAAGATAAATTTGTGGCCATAGATGAAATTGGGCGAATGCAAATGCTGTCTCCGACGTTTAAAAAAGCAGTTTTAGATCTTTTCTCAAAAAACTTTAATATTCTAGCCACGATTCGCTACGGCGATGATTGGACCCGGGAGTTCACTGCCAAAAATGACGTAATTACTTTCACCCTTGCAGGCAATAATCACAAAGAGATTGAAGACTGCCTTGTGGCTGCCGCGAAGGCCGCAGGTCTATTCAATAATCTAAGCGACGACCAAAAAAGAATGATCATAGCAATGGCAAAACAATATCTTGCGAGATCGGATTTCACTCAGTTTAAAAAACTATTTAATAACGCTGTCGTTTATTTGGCCGAATTTAGAGTCGAGCGCACCGACGATAATCATTACAAAGTCAACGGCAACCACGCCAGCCACCGTGTAGTAAAAACTGGCGACGACTGGGCATGCGATTGCGACCTATTTAATGGCAAAGGCGCGTACGCGGGCCGTCCTGGCATTTGTTCTCATATTCAAGCCGCTCAGTTACTTTAA